One genomic region from Pristis pectinata isolate sPriPec2 chromosome X, sPriPec2.1.pri, whole genome shotgun sequence encodes:
- the LOC127567052 gene encoding activin receptor type-1B-like isoform X1 produces the protein MAKTYQFYVVFLLLNIRTGAALKCFCKNCEKENQTCETDGACLASRSRIGGVEHEIRLCVSQQDLVAPIYCRSDKEYVTTICCFKDFCNNREIPPPEGLKGDAFDGWGPVELAAVIAGPVFLLCVVLMVTVFLCHYHHQRAYHDRNQLDMEEPSCDHMYISEGKSLKDLMFDMTTSGSGSGLPLFVQRTIARTIVLQEIIGKGRFGEVWRGKWRGGDVAVKIFSSREERSWFREAEIYQTVMLRHENILGFIAADNKDNGTWTQLWLVSDYHEHGSLFDYLNKYTVTVEGLIKLALSAVSGLAHLHMEIVGTQGKPGIAHRDLKSKNILVKKNGMCAIADLGLAVRHDSLTDTIDIAPNQRVGTKRYMAPEVLDETINMQHFDSFKCADIYALGLVYWEIARRCSAGGAHEDYQLPYFDLVPSDPSIEEMRKVVCEQNRRPNVPNIWNSSEALRVMTRIMRECWYANGAARLTALRIKKALSQLSIQEDVKM, from the exons CGTTGAAGTGCTTTTGTAAGAATTGTGAGAAGGAAAACCAAACTTGTGAGACAGATGGGGCATGCCTGGCTTCCCGCTCCAGAATTGGGGGTGTTGAGCATGAGATCAGACTGTGTGTGTCCCAACAAGACTTGGTCGCACCTATCTACTGCCGGAGCGACAAAGAGTATGTGACTACCATCTGCTGTTTCAAGGACTTCTGCAACAACCGGGAGATACCTCCTCCAGAAG GTCTGAAAGGTGATGCTTTTGACGGCTGGGGCCCAGTGGAGCTGGCCGCTGTGATCGCTGGCCCAGTCTTCCTCCTGTGTGTGGTGCTGATGGTGACCGTGTTCCTGTGTCACTACCACCACCAGCGAGCCTACCACGACCGCAACCAGCTGGACATGGAGGAGCCGTCCTGTGACCACATGTACATCTCCGAGGGGAAGTCCTTGAAGGACCTCATGTTTGATATGACTACCTCTGGATCCGGATCTG GCTTGCCTTTGTTTGTGCAGCGTACCATTGCGAGGACCATAGTCCTTCAGGAAATAATTGGCAAAGGACGCTTTGGGGAAGTGTGGCGTGGGAAATGGAGAGGCGGCGATGTGGCCGTCAAAATATTCTCCTCCCGAGAAGAACGCTCCTGGTTCAGGGAAGCTGAGATCTACCAGACGGTCATGTTGCGTCACGAGAACATTTTGGGTTTCATCGCAGCAGACAATAAAG ATAATGGCACGTGGACGCAGTTATGGCTTGTGTCGGACTATCATGAGCATGGCTCTCTCTTTGATTACCTGAACAAGTATACGGTCACTGTCGAAGGGCTCATCAAGCTGGCTCTCTCAGCGGTCAGTGGGTTGGCACATTTGCACATGGAAATCGTGGGCACCCAGG GCAAACCTGGGATTGCCCATCGTGACCTGAAGTCCAAGAATATCCTGGTGAAGAAGAACGGCATGTGTGCGATAGCTGACCTAGGCCTGGCTGTCAGGCACGACTCGCTGACTGACACCATTGACATCGCCCCCAATCAGAGAGTGGGCACAAAACG GTACATGGCTCCAGAAGTACTGGATGAGACGATCAACATGCAACACTTCGATTCCTTCAAATGTGCTGACATTTATGCCCTGGGGCTGGTGTACTGGGAGATCGCTCGGAGGTGCTCTGCTGGAG GAGCCCATGAGGATTACCAGCTGCCGTACTTTGACCTTGTGCCCTCTGACCCCTCCATTGAGGAAATGAGGAAGGTTGTTTGCGAACAGAATCGGAGGCCAAATGTCCCTAATATTTGGAACAGCAGTGAG GCGTTACGAGTCATGACCAGGATCATGCGGGAATGCTGGTACGCCAACGGAGCAGCCAGGCTGACTGCTCTCCGCATCAAGAAAGCGTTGTCGCAGCTAAGCATACAGGAAGATGTGAAAATGTAA
- the LOC127567052 gene encoding activin receptor type-1B-like isoform X2, with amino-acid sequence MAKTYQFYVVFLLLNIRTGAGLKGDAFDGWGPVELAAVIAGPVFLLCVVLMVTVFLCHYHHQRAYHDRNQLDMEEPSCDHMYISEGKSLKDLMFDMTTSGSGSGLPLFVQRTIARTIVLQEIIGKGRFGEVWRGKWRGGDVAVKIFSSREERSWFREAEIYQTVMLRHENILGFIAADNKDNGTWTQLWLVSDYHEHGSLFDYLNKYTVTVEGLIKLALSAVSGLAHLHMEIVGTQGKPGIAHRDLKSKNILVKKNGMCAIADLGLAVRHDSLTDTIDIAPNQRVGTKRYMAPEVLDETINMQHFDSFKCADIYALGLVYWEIARRCSAGGAHEDYQLPYFDLVPSDPSIEEMRKVVCEQNRRPNVPNIWNSSEALRVMTRIMRECWYANGAARLTALRIKKALSQLSIQEDVKM; translated from the exons GTCTGAAAGGTGATGCTTTTGACGGCTGGGGCCCAGTGGAGCTGGCCGCTGTGATCGCTGGCCCAGTCTTCCTCCTGTGTGTGGTGCTGATGGTGACCGTGTTCCTGTGTCACTACCACCACCAGCGAGCCTACCACGACCGCAACCAGCTGGACATGGAGGAGCCGTCCTGTGACCACATGTACATCTCCGAGGGGAAGTCCTTGAAGGACCTCATGTTTGATATGACTACCTCTGGATCCGGATCTG GCTTGCCTTTGTTTGTGCAGCGTACCATTGCGAGGACCATAGTCCTTCAGGAAATAATTGGCAAAGGACGCTTTGGGGAAGTGTGGCGTGGGAAATGGAGAGGCGGCGATGTGGCCGTCAAAATATTCTCCTCCCGAGAAGAACGCTCCTGGTTCAGGGAAGCTGAGATCTACCAGACGGTCATGTTGCGTCACGAGAACATTTTGGGTTTCATCGCAGCAGACAATAAAG ATAATGGCACGTGGACGCAGTTATGGCTTGTGTCGGACTATCATGAGCATGGCTCTCTCTTTGATTACCTGAACAAGTATACGGTCACTGTCGAAGGGCTCATCAAGCTGGCTCTCTCAGCGGTCAGTGGGTTGGCACATTTGCACATGGAAATCGTGGGCACCCAGG GCAAACCTGGGATTGCCCATCGTGACCTGAAGTCCAAGAATATCCTGGTGAAGAAGAACGGCATGTGTGCGATAGCTGACCTAGGCCTGGCTGTCAGGCACGACTCGCTGACTGACACCATTGACATCGCCCCCAATCAGAGAGTGGGCACAAAACG GTACATGGCTCCAGAAGTACTGGATGAGACGATCAACATGCAACACTTCGATTCCTTCAAATGTGCTGACATTTATGCCCTGGGGCTGGTGTACTGGGAGATCGCTCGGAGGTGCTCTGCTGGAG GAGCCCATGAGGATTACCAGCTGCCGTACTTTGACCTTGTGCCCTCTGACCCCTCCATTGAGGAAATGAGGAAGGTTGTTTGCGAACAGAATCGGAGGCCAAATGTCCCTAATATTTGGAACAGCAGTGAG GCGTTACGAGTCATGACCAGGATCATGCGGGAATGCTGGTACGCCAACGGAGCAGCCAGGCTGACTGCTCTCCGCATCAAGAAAGCGTTGTCGCAGCTAAGCATACAGGAAGATGTGAAAATGTAA